TGCTCATACAAGAGTATCAAAATGGCAATGAACTAGCCCTGGAAAGGCTTATAGAAAGAAATCAATCTGACCTTTTTAACTTTATTTTTTACAAGGTGCTAGATGAAAATTTAGCAAATGATATTTTCCAAGATACCTTTATGAAAATTATCATCAAGTTGAAAAAAGGAGAGTATAAAGATGAGGGCAAATTTGTACTTTGGGCAAAGCGTATTGCTCACAATCTAATTATAGACCATTACCGATTGTTATCTAAGCACAAAAAAGTTTCAGAAACCTCATATTCAGATGAGGAATTTTCTATTTTTGACCATATTAGCGAACCTACGGAAAATATAGAGGATTATTTAATTTCTCTTCAGATAAATGAAGACCTTATGAAAATGATACAACTCTTACCAGATAACCAAAAGGAAGTGGTAAAACTCCGTTTTTTTGATGGACTTAGTTTTAAGGAAATTGCAGAGCATACGGATTGTAGCATCAATACCACTTTAGGCAGAGTAAGGTACGCTGTGATGAACCTTAGAAAAATAATGGAAGAAAATCAAATAATTTTAACAAGATAAATACTAAAGGTTTGAGCTTTTCGTTCTATGGTAAAATATATGTGCCTATGAAAAAAGTTTATCCTAGTGTAGTAAAGGTAAAATTGCCAAAATCTTCTACGATAAAATTTTTATTAGATTTTTCCAAATCCTTATCGGTGCTTTCTTCCAAGAAAAGAGTTTATGTACTTCCGAAAAATTAACTAATTTTGTGCCTTATGAAAATAAGGCACATTTTTTTTGATTTAGACAACACACTTTGGGATCATCGTAAAAATGCGAGACTCACGCTCCAAAAACTTTTTAATAAATATTTGATTGAGGATAAAATCGGAGTAGATTTTGAAACCTTTCACGAGGTGTATCATACCATTAACGAAGAGCTTTGGGCTAAAATTAGAGACGGAATTAT
This Riemerella anatipestifer DNA region includes the following protein-coding sequences:
- a CDS encoding RNA polymerase sigma factor; the encoded protein is MEIITDSLLIQEYQNGNELALERLIERNQSDLFNFIFYKVLDENLANDIFQDTFMKIIIKLKKGEYKDEGKFVLWAKRIAHNLIIDHYRLLSKHKKVSETSYSDEEFSIFDHISEPTENIEDYLISLQINEDLMKMIQLLPDNQKEVVKLRFFDGLSFKEIAEHTDCSINTTLGRVRYAVMNLRKIMEENQIILTR